The segment TGAACGCCCGCGACGCCATGCCCGACGGGGGGCGGATCACCGTGGGCACGCGCGCCGTGTCCGGGAGCGGCGTTCCACAGGTGCCCGGGCTGTACCTGGCGCCGGGCGAGGACGGGGTCCTGCTCACGGTTTCCGATTCCGGCCACGGCATGGACGAGCGCACGCAGGCGCGGGTGTTCGAACCCTTCTTCACCACCAAGCCGGTGGGCAGGGGCACCGGCCTGGGGCTTTCGACGGTGTACGGGATCGTCAACCAGAGCGGCGGGTCCGTCGGCGTCCGGAGCGCGCCCGGCGAGGGGTGCACCTTCTTCGTGCTCCTTCCGCTCGCCGCCCAAGAGGCGGGGGAGGGGGCGGGCGAAGCCGCTTCCCCGCTCCCGCCGCCCGCCGCCGCCACGACCGTCCTGCTGGTGGAGGACGAGGACCCGGTCCGCAGGTCCGTCCGCCGGATGCTGGAGCGGCACGGGTACGCGGTGCTGGACGCGCCCGATGCGCACGAGGCGCTGCGGGTGAGCGCCACCTTCCCCGGCGAAATCCACCTGCTCCTGACCGACGTGGTGATGCCCCAGGTGAAGGGGCCGGAGCTCGCCCGCCGCGTACAGGCGGTCCGCCCCGGGGTTCGCGTGGTCTTCATGTCGGGGCACACCAGCGGCAGCGGCGCCTTCGAGGACGCGGGCGAGCTGCCTCCCAACCTGCTGGAAAAGCCGTTCTCGCTGGACCAGTTGCTCCGGCACCTGCACGCCGCGCTGGCCTGATGCGCGGCGGCGGGCGGGCAGGCACCGCGCGTGCAGAAGGCCCTTCCGTCCGCCATCACGACCGTCACGTCCACCAGGAGCTGCGCCGTAGTGAGCCCCGCTGACGGCGAGGGTGCCGGCACCCGGCCCGCACCGCCCGCCCTTTCCGATCCCGCACGCCTGGCGCTGCTCCGCGCGACGGAGCTGATGGACGGTGCTCCCGACGAGGCCTTCGACCGCTGGACGCGCCTTGCGGCCCGGCTGCTCGGGACGCGGATGGCCTTCGTGAACCTGCTCGACGACCAGCAGCAGTTTTCGCTCAGCCGGGTGGCGGGTGGCGAGGGGCCGGCAAGCCGCAGCATCCCGGCCCGCGAGTCGGTGTGCATGCACGCCCTGGCTTCCGGCGAGCCCCTGGCCATCCCCGACACGCGCCGCGACGCGCGGACGGCCGGCGCGGGGGCCGTCCAGTCGCTGGGGATGGTCGCGTACCTGGGGGTTCCCCTGGTGGCCGCCGAAGGGCAGACGCTGGGCACGCTCTGCGTGGCCGAACCCGCGCCCCGCCAGTGGACGGCGGACGAAGAGGGGCTGCTCCGCGAGCTCGCGGCCGCCGTGGAGGCCGAGATCGCCATCCGCCTGGAGCTTCGGGCGCGCAGGGCGGCCGAGGAGCAGCTGCGGGAAAGCGAAGAGCGGTTTCGCCAGTTCGCGGAGCACATCCCCCAGGTGTTCTGGATGGCCGACCCGGAGTTCACCCGCGGGCTGTACGTGAGCGCGGCGCACGAGCGTACCTGGGGGTTCCCGGCCCAGCGCTGGCTGCGGGACCCCAGCTCCATCCTGGAGGTGGTGCACCCGGACGACCGGGAGCGGGTGGCCGGGGCCATCGCCGGGCACGAGTTCGTGGAACGGCTCGAGTACCGCATCCTTCGCCCCGGCGGCGAGGTGCGGTGGCTCGTTTCGCGGGGCTTTCCCGTGACGGACGGCGACGGCGCGATCTACCGCGTGGCCGGCATCACCGACGACATCACCGACCAGAAGCGGGCCGACGCGGCGCTCCGGGCGGCCCGGGACGAAGCGGAGCGGGCGAACCGGGTGAAGAGCGAGTTCCTGTCGCGCATGAGCCACGAGCTTCGCACCCCGCTCAACGCGGTGCTGGGCTTCGCGCAGCTGCTGGAGCAGGACGTGGAGCGCCCGGACGACCGCGAAAGCGTCGAGCAGATCCTGCGCGCGGGGCGGCACCTGCTGAACCTGGTCGACGAGGTGCTCGACATCGCCCGCATCGAGTCCGGCACCATTGCCCTGGCCGTGGAGCGGGTGCCGCTCGCCGACGTCGTGCGCAGCTCGGCCGACCTGGTGCGCCCGCTCGCGGCGCAGCGGGGGATCCGCCTTGACGCCGACGCCGTGTACGCCTGCGGCTTCCACGTTTTTGCCGACGCGCAGCGGCTGACGCAGGTGCTGCTGAACCTTCTTTCCAACGCCATCAAGTACAACCGCGAAGGGGGCTCCGTCATCCTCACCTGCATCGCCGACCGCGACCGCATCCGGCTGGAGGTGTGCGATACCGGCACGGGGATCGCGCCCCACCACCTGGAGTGCGTCTTCGATTCGTTCGAGCGGCTGGGGGCCGAGCGGCTGGGGGTGGAAGGCGCCGGCCTGGGGCTCCCGCTTTCCCGCGGCCTCGCGCAGCTCATGGGGGGCGACGTGGGGGCGCGCAGCCGCCCGGGCGAGGGGAGCACCTTCTGGATCGACCTCCCCCGCGCCAGGAACCCGGCGGACTCGGGCGAGGCACACGCGCCGGCGCACGACGCCCTGGCCGGGGAGAGGTGATGCCGATTGCCGCCGAGACCCTGGCCGCGTCGCGGATCCTGATCGTCGACGACGAACCCGCGAACGTGCTCCTGCTGCGGCGCGTGCTGGAGCGAAGGGGGTACCACGCGCTGCACACGACCACCGATCCCCGCCAGGCGCTCCCGCTGGTGGCCGAGCAGCAGCCGGACCTGGTGCTGCTGGACCTTCACATGCCGCACGTGGACGGGTTCGCCATCCTGAGCGAAATCGTGAGCCGCGCCGGCGACGAGTACCTGCCCGTGCTGGTGATCACGGCCGACGCCACGCCGCAGGCGCGCGAGCGCGCCCTTTCGACGGGGGCGCGCGACTTCGTCACCAAGCCCTTCGACTTTGCCGAGATCGTCCTGCGCGTGGGCAACCTCCTGGAAACGCGCCACCTGCAGCGGGCGCTGCAGCGGCAGGCGGCGGCGCTGGAGCAGCGCGTGCTCGAGCGCACCGCCGCGCTGGAAGAGGCGCTCGCCCGGGCCGAGGCGGCCAGCCGCGCCAAGTCGCAGTTCCTGGCCAACATCAGCCACGAGCTGCGCACGCCGCTCACGGCGCTGCGCGGCTCCATCGGCCTGCTGGGCAGGGCGGCCGGGGGCGCCCTCCCCCCCGCCGCCGCGCGCCTGCTGGAAATCTCCGGCTCCAACACCGAGCGGCTGGCCCGGCTGGTGGAAGACCTGCTCCTCCTGCAGTCGCTGGACTCCGGCGAAGCGCGGCCGGGGCGCTTCGAGGTGAACGTGGCGGCGGTGGTGAACGAGGTGGTTCAGAACTACGCGTCGCGCGCAGACCAGCGCGGGGTGCGGCTGGGGGTGCAGGTGCCCGGCGCGTTGCGTCCCCTGCTGAGCGACGGCTCCTGCCTGCGCGAGATCCTGGAAAGGCTGCTCGACAACGCCGTGCGGTTCACCGAGGCCGGCGAGGTTTGCGTGCGGGTGATCGCCGCGGACGGGGACGCGGCGGCGGTGGAGGTCGCCGACACCGGGCCGGGAATCGCGCCCGACCGCCTGCGCTCCATCTTCGACCGGTTCGAGCAGGCCGACAACAGCGACGCCCGGGCGCACGGCGGCCTGGGGCTGGGACTGACGATCGCCCGGGGCACCGCCGAGCTGCTGGGGTTCCGGCTGCGCGCCGAGAGCGAGCCCGGCCGCGGCTCCACCTTCGTCCTGGAGCTGTCAGCCGAGGGGAACGGGGAGCCCGCGCGCTGACGGGCTGGCGCAGGCGCGCGCCCCGCGGGCGGAGGGTGCTGCCGGGTCAGCTCGCGCGGCCCAGGTGCACGTCCACCTCGCGCAGGAGCTCCTGGATGTCGAACGGCTTGGTGATGTAGCCCTGTGCGCCCATCTCCAGCAGCCGCTGCACCTGCGCGGGAATGGCGTCGCCGCTGACCATCACCACGGGAACGTGCGCCAGGGCGGGGTCCTGGCGCAGCTGCGCCAGCACCTCGTCGCCGGAAAGGTCCGGCAGGTCCATGTCGAGCAGGACCAGGTCGGGGCGGTGCTCGCGGGCCAGGTCCAGCCCCAGGCTCCCCTGCATCGCCGAAAGCAGGCGCACGGCGGGCCGGCGCTGGAACACCCGCTCCACCAGCCGCAGGTTGGCCAGGTTGTCCTCGATCACCAGCACCGTCCGCGACGGCTCGTCGTGAGGCGCCTCGGGCTCCGGGGCGTGCCCCGCGGCGGGGAGCACGAGCGGCAGCTCCGCCCAGAACCGGCTTCCCCGCCCTTCCTCGCTGTGCACGCCCAGGGTGCCGCCCATGGCCCCCATCATCCCGCGCGATAGGGCCAGCCCCAGCCCGGTGCCCTCCACCCCCGACTGCTCCGCGTCCAGACGGTCGAAGGGAACGAAGAGCCGGTGCAGCTTTTCGGGCGAGATCCCCGCGCCCGTGTCGGCCACCACGATGCGCAGCGCCGCGCCGCCCGCGCGCTCGGCCGAGACCGTGGCCACCCCGCCGGGCCGGTTGTACTTGATGGCGTTGGAAAGCAGGTTCAGCAGCACCTGCTTCAGCCGCTGCGGGTCCGCCAGCACCACCGCGTCGGAGGCCAGCGCATCGCCCGCCTCGATCGCCACCCCCCGCTGCTGGCCCATGTGCCGCAGGAGGTCCAGGCATTCGGCCACGGTCTGCCGCACCGCGACGGGGGCCACCGACACCAGGGCCGCGCCGGCCTCGATGCGCGCGAGGTCCAGCACCTCGTCGATCAGGCCCAGCAGGTGCCTCCCCGCCCGCAGGATCTGTTCGGCGCTCTCGCGGTCGTCCTCGCTGCGCACCTCCATTTCCAGGATCTGCCCGAAGCCCAGGATGGCGTTCAGCGGGGTGCGCAGCTCGTGGCTCATGCGGCTCAGGAACTCGCTCTTGGCCCGGTTGGCCCGCTCGGCCTCTTCGCGCGCCGCGCGAAGCTCGCGCTCGGCCCGCGTGCGCTCGGCCACGCGCCCGAGCTGGGTACCCACGTTCGACAGGGTGTCCAGGAGCAGCCCGTCGGGGCGCAGGCGGGCTTCGGAAAAGAACTCCAGCACCGCCACCACCTCGGAGCCCGCGCGTACCGGGATGGCGAAACCGGTGTGCAGGCTCGCCTCGCGGGCCGCCCGCGCACGTGAAAAGCCCGGGTCGAGGGTCACGTCCTCCAGCCACACCGGCGCCCCGCCGGCCAGCGCCCGCCCGGGAAGCCCCTGCCCCGGGGCGAAGCGCGCGTCGCGGGTGGATTCGCGGAAGGGCCGGGAACGCTCCGGCCACTCCTCGCACCAGAGGTTGGTGGGGACCAGCTCGCCCGTCCGGTCGTCGCGCACGTAGGCGTGGCCGATGGCCAGGTGGGTGAACCGGCACACCTGCTCGACGACGCGGCCCAGCGCCTGCTCCAGGGTGGCCGATTCGTTCGACGTGGTGGCCGCCATCTGCAGCAGCTTCACCATCTCTCCCCGGCGCCGCAGCTCGTCTTCGGCCTGCTTGGTGGCGGTGATGTCCCAGTCCACGCCCACCCACCCGCTCCCCTCCAGCTTCGTCATGGACGCGGCCGCCGGAAAGGTGCTGCCGTCGCGCCGCATGGCCACGAGCTCGCCGCGCCACCGCCCCGTCAGCTCGACGAGGAGAAGAACCTCCTCTTCGATGCGCAGCACCTCGTCCGGGGGGTACACCGTTCGCCAGCTCCGCCCCAGGAGCTGCTCGGGCCCGTCGTAGCCCAGCATCCGGGCCTTGGCCTGGTTAAGGTACTCGAACACGCCGTCGCCGGAGATGACGCAGATGCCGTCCATGCTGGCGTCCAGGGCGGCCGTGGCGCGGTTCAGCGCGGCCTCCTGCCGCTTGCGCTCGGTGATGTCCTGGCTGGTCCCCACCACGCGAACCGCCTGGCCCGCCTCGTTCGCGATCACCTCGCCGCGGGTGTCCATCACCCGGACCTCCCCGTCCGCGCGGACGATCCGGTGCTCGTGCTGGAACGGCCCCGGGGAGCGGATGGCGGCCTGGGTGGCGTCGGCCACGCTCGCCCGGTCGTCGGGGTGCGTACAGGCCTTGACGGCCTCGCGGGTGGGAACGAAGCTGCGGGGCTCGAACCCCCACAGGCGGAAGTGCTCGTCGGACCAGTCGATCCGGTTGGTTTCAAGGTCCCACTCCCAGCTGCCGATCCGGGCCACCCGCTGCGCCTCGGCCAGGCGCCTGCGCTCTTCCAGGAGCGACTCCTCCGCCTGCTTCCGCTCCGTCACGTCGCGGATGTAGACGACGGCGCCGGTGCTGGTGGGAGCATAGTGGAGGTGAAACCAGTGGCCGGGCTTCAGCCGCGACGGGACCTCGACGTCGCCCCCCCGCCGCTCGGCCGCGGCCTGGCGAAGCTCGGCTTCCAGGGGCGTGCCGCGGATGGACGGGTAGAGCTCCCAGATCAGCGTTCCGATCACCGCTTCGCGCGGCTTGCTCAGCAGGGCCTCGGCGTTGCGGTTGACGTACGTGGCGCGCCACTCCAGGTCGAAGGCGAAGAACGCGTCGGTGATGCTTTCGAACAGCTCCTCGACGGTGTGCCGCGCTTCCTCGGCGGCCACCCGGGCGGCGGACGCGCCCACGAGCTCCCGCTCGTGCTCCTGGGCCCTCGCGCGGTCGGTGACGTCGTGGATCAGCCCCAGCCGCGCCGGCCTCCCCTGGTAGACGATCGCGCGCGCATCCACCTGCACATCGACGAGAGTGCCGTCCTTCCGGCGGAGCTTCCACATCGTCACCGTGTCGGCCCCGGCGGCGGCTTCCACGTGCCGGGCCAGCGCCCCGTGGTGCTCCGCCGGGTGAAGGTCGCGCAGCGTCTTCGCCAGCAGCTCCGCCCGCGAGTACCCGAAGTCGCGGACCGCCGTCTCGTTGACGGCCAGCAGGGCTAGCGTTTCCGGGTCGTAGACGCACATGGGGTGCGGGTTTCCGTCGAAGAGCAGGCGGTACTGCTCCGCGCTTTCCCGGGCCGTGGCGTACAGGCGCTTCACTTCGCCCACCAGCGCGGCGCGATGGGCCAGCTCCCGCGCCGCCAGCGAGGCCGCGACCGCGATCACCAGGATGAGCGCCGTTCCCCCGGCCACGGCGGCGGCGAGCCCGCGGGTGGCGAGCACGTCGTCGGCCATGACCGTCGCCGACGCGCCCCCGGGAACGAACCGCGCCGCGGCCATCGCGGTGTAGTGCATCCCCGCGATGGCCCCTCCCATCACGATGCTGGCGCCCAGGCGCAGGTGGCGGTCGCGGCGCGACGGCTCCGAGCGGAAGCGCGTGGCCAGGCCCAGCGCCACGAACGAAGCGGCCACCGCGATGGCGATGGACAGGGCCACGAGCGCACGGTTCCATTCCACCCGGGCTCCCAGGTGCATTCCCGCGATGCCGGTGTAGTGCATCCCGGCGATCGCCACGCCCATGGGGAGGGCCGCGGCGGCCTGCGTCACCCTTCGCGGCGCAGCCCGGCTCACCACGTACAGCGCGGCCGCCGACGCCGCCACCGCGATGGCCATCGAGGCGAAGAGGAGCACCACGTCGTAGCCGATCACCACGCCGGGAACGCGGAAGGCGAGCATCCCCACGAAGTGCATGCTCCAGATGCCGGCTCCCATCGCCAGCGCCCCCCCGGCGAGCCAGGCCAGCATCGCCCGCCCGCGCGCCGCGGCCACGCGGTTCCCCAACCCCAGGGCCACGTGCGACGCGGCCACCGCGATCAGCACCGAAAGGGCGACCAGCCCCGGGTGGTGGGAGCCGTTCATGGCGCCGCCTCCGCCAGCAGGTCCCGGACGCTCCGGCCGAGGGCGTGGGGGGTGAACGGCATTCTGAGCACCGCCCGGCCGGGGGCGCCGCCGGCCGGCACCCCCTCCCCTTCCATCCCCAGCAGGAGGGTCCGCAGGGACGGGCGCTCGGAGGCCAGCCGGTGCGAAAGCTCCACCCCGTCCATCCCGGGAAGGTGGAGCCCGGCGACCAGCAGGTCGATGGCGCCCGCGAAGTCGCGCGCGAAGTCCAGCGCCTCGCGCGCGCCCCGCGCCTCGAACACGCGGTACCCGGCCCGGAAGAGCACCTTGCGGAGCACCGCCCTCACCCGCTCGTCGGCGTCCACCACCAGCACCGCCTCGGTGCCGCCCACCAGGCCTCCGTGCTCCGCCGCGGCGGGAGCGGAGGCCGGGGCGGCCGGCTCCACCCGCGGAAAGGCCAGGGTGAAGGTGGTGCCCCTGCCGGCGTCGCTCGCCACCTCGATCCGCCCGCGGCTCTGTTCGACGATGCCGCTGACGATGGAGAGCCCCAGCCCGGTGCCCTGCCCCTCGTCCTTGGTGGTGAAGAAGGGCTCGAAGATGCGGTCCCGCGCCTCCGGCGGAATTCCCACCCCCGTGTCGCCGATGGACAGGAGCGCCTCGGCCCCGTCGTTCCGGGTGGCGATGGTGAGGGTGCCCCCGCCGGGCATGGCGTCGCGCGCGTTCACCACCAGGTTCATGATCACCTGCTCCACCTGCCCCGGATCGGCCAGCACCGGGCCCAGGGCGGGGTCGGCCGACACCTGCAGGCGGACCTCGTTCCCCAGCAGCCGCAGGAGGGTGTTCCGCAGGCCGGCGATCACCGCGTTCAGGTGCACCTCGCGCATTTCCGGCGGCTGCTTGCGGCTGAAGGCCATCAGCTGGCGGATCAGCGCCACGGCGCGGTCCACGGCGTCGTCGATCTCGCGCAGGTCTTCGCGCGCGGGGTCGCCCTCGGGCGCCTCCATCAGCAGCAGCTGGGCGTTGCCGCGGATGGAGGTCAGCAGGTTGTTGAAGTCGTGCGCGATCCCGCTGGTCAGCCGGCCGATCACCTCCAGCTTCTGGGCATGCCGGAGCTGCGCCTCCAGCCCCAGGTGCAGGAAGCGCGTCTGCAGCAGGTTGCGGATGCGGAGGAGCACCTCGGCGGGATCGAACGGCTTGGTGACGAAGTCGTGGGCGCCCGACGACAGGGCGCGTTCGCGTGCGTCGCGGCTCACGTTGGCGGTGAGCACGAGCACGGGAAGGTAGCTGCCCTCGGGCACCGCCCGCGCGATCTCGCCCAGCAGGGCGAACCCGTCCACGAAAGGCATGTTCAGGTCCAGCAGCACGATGTCGGGGCGGAACTCGGAAACGTGCGCCATGGCCGTGCGCGAATCCGTCGTCGACCGCACCTCGGTGTAGCCCGCCCGGCGGACGATCCGCTCCAGCAGGAGCACGTTGGCCGGCTCGTCGTCCACCACCAGCAGGCGGGCGTGGAGGACGGAATGCAGGGCGCCGGTGCCCGCCGCCGGGGAGGGATCCACGGAGGGGCCGCGGAAGGGGGCGCTCATCGGCCCGGTCCGGCGTGGTCGAGCGCGTTCTCGATGGCGGCGAGCAGCCGCCGCACGTCGAAGGGCTTCGTCAGGTAGTCGAGCGCGCCCGCGTCCAGCAGGCGCTGCACCCGGCCGGGGGTGGCGTCGGCGCTGATCACGACGACGGGGGTGGCGCGCAGCTCCGGGTCGGCGCGCAGCTCGGCCAGCACCTGCTCGCCGTCCATGTCGGGGAGGTGCACGTCCAGCAGCACCAGCCCCGGCTTCAGCCGCCGGGCCAGTTCCAGCCCCTCGCGCCCCTCCCCGGCGGCCACGAGCTCCAGGTCTCCCCGCCCGGCCAGGACGCGCTCCACCAGGCGCACGTTGGAGCGGTTGTCCTCGATGTACAGCACCGTCCGCACTTCCGGCGCGCCGCCGCCGCCCGCCGCCCGGCCGCCGTCCTCCGTGGCGCGGGGAAGCTCCACCCAGAAGGTGCTTCCCTCCCCCAC is part of the Longimicrobium sp. genome and harbors:
- a CDS encoding hybrid sensor histidine kinase/response regulator — protein: DPRTGDVRWLHTFKVRLTPPGGGDHQVLAVSTDITERTRAELALKGKEEELRQAQKLEAIGRLAGGVAHDFNNILTAVRGFAQVLLMDVDDTAVREDLLEIDRAGERGAMLARQLLAFSRKQVLHPRLVDLNDVVAGTHRMLVRLMGDDVELVVELAPEPLPVLADPGQLEQVIVNLMVNARDAMPDGGRITVGTRAVSGSGVPQVPGLYLAPGEDGVLLTVSDSGHGMDERTQARVFEPFFTTKPVGRGTGLGLSTVYGIVNQSGGSVGVRSAPGEGCTFFVLLPLAAQEAGEGAGEAASPLPPPAAATTVLLVEDEDPVRRSVRRMLERHGYAVLDAPDAHEALRVSATFPGEIHLLLTDVVMPQVKGPELARRVQAVRPGVRVVFMSGHTSGSGAFEDAGELPPNLLEKPFSLDQLLRHLHAALA
- a CDS encoding ATP-binding protein; the protein is MQKALPSAITTVTSTRSCAVVSPADGEGAGTRPAPPALSDPARLALLRATELMDGAPDEAFDRWTRLAARLLGTRMAFVNLLDDQQQFSLSRVAGGEGPASRSIPARESVCMHALASGEPLAIPDTRRDARTAGAGAVQSLGMVAYLGVPLVAAEGQTLGTLCVAEPAPRQWTADEEGLLRELAAAVEAEIAIRLELRARRAAEEQLRESEERFRQFAEHIPQVFWMADPEFTRGLYVSAAHERTWGFPAQRWLRDPSSILEVVHPDDRERVAGAIAGHEFVERLEYRILRPGGEVRWLVSRGFPVTDGDGAIYRVAGITDDITDQKRADAALRAARDEAERANRVKSEFLSRMSHELRTPLNAVLGFAQLLEQDVERPDDRESVEQILRAGRHLLNLVDEVLDIARIESGTIALAVERVPLADVVRSSADLVRPLAAQRGIRLDADAVYACGFHVFADAQRLTQVLLNLLSNAIKYNREGGSVILTCIADRDRIRLEVCDTGTGIAPHHLECVFDSFERLGAERLGVEGAGLGLPLSRGLAQLMGGDVGARSRPGEGSTFWIDLPRARNPADSGEAHAPAHDALAGER
- a CDS encoding hybrid sensor histidine kinase/response regulator, which codes for MPIAAETLAASRILIVDDEPANVLLLRRVLERRGYHALHTTTDPRQALPLVAEQQPDLVLLDLHMPHVDGFAILSEIVSRAGDEYLPVLVITADATPQARERALSTGARDFVTKPFDFAEIVLRVGNLLETRHLQRALQRQAAALEQRVLERTAALEEALARAEAASRAKSQFLANISHELRTPLTALRGSIGLLGRAAGGALPPAAARLLEISGSNTERLARLVEDLLLLQSLDSGEARPGRFEVNVAAVVNEVVQNYASRADQRGVRLGVQVPGALRPLLSDGSCLREILERLLDNAVRFTEAGEVCVRVIAADGDAAAVEVADTGPGIAPDRLRSIFDRFEQADNSDARAHGGLGLGLTIARGTAELLGFRLRAESEPGRGSTFVLELSAEGNGEPAR
- a CDS encoding PAS domain S-box protein, which codes for MNGSHHPGLVALSVLIAVAASHVALGLGNRVAAARGRAMLAWLAGGALAMGAGIWSMHFVGMLAFRVPGVVIGYDVVLLFASMAIAVAASAAALYVVSRAAPRRVTQAAAALPMGVAIAGMHYTGIAGMHLGARVEWNRALVALSIAIAVAASFVALGLATRFRSEPSRRDRHLRLGASIVMGGAIAGMHYTAMAAARFVPGGASATVMADDVLATRGLAAAVAGGTALILVIAVAASLAARELAHRAALVGEVKRLYATARESAEQYRLLFDGNPHPMCVYDPETLALLAVNETAVRDFGYSRAELLAKTLRDLHPAEHHGALARHVEAAAGADTVTMWKLRRKDGTLVDVQVDARAIVYQGRPARLGLIHDVTDRARAQEHERELVGASAARVAAEEARHTVEELFESITDAFFAFDLEWRATYVNRNAEALLSKPREAVIGTLIWELYPSIRGTPLEAELRQAAAERRGGDVEVPSRLKPGHWFHLHYAPTSTGAVVYIRDVTERKQAEESLLEERRRLAEAQRVARIGSWEWDLETNRIDWSDEHFRLWGFEPRSFVPTREAVKACTHPDDRASVADATQAAIRSPGPFQHEHRIVRADGEVRVMDTRGEVIANEAGQAVRVVGTSQDITERKRQEAALNRATAALDASMDGICVISGDGVFEYLNQAKARMLGYDGPEQLLGRSWRTVYPPDEVLRIEEEVLLLVELTGRWRGELVAMRRDGSTFPAAASMTKLEGSGWVGVDWDITATKQAEDELRRRGEMVKLLQMAATTSNESATLEQALGRVVEQVCRFTHLAIGHAYVRDDRTGELVPTNLWCEEWPERSRPFRESTRDARFAPGQGLPGRALAGGAPVWLEDVTLDPGFSRARAAREASLHTGFAIPVRAGSEVVAVLEFFSEARLRPDGLLLDTLSNVGTQLGRVAERTRAERELRAAREEAERANRAKSEFLSRMSHELRTPLNAILGFGQILEMEVRSEDDRESAEQILRAGRHLLGLIDEVLDLARIEAGAALVSVAPVAVRQTVAECLDLLRHMGQQRGVAIEAGDALASDAVVLADPQRLKQVLLNLLSNAIKYNRPGGVATVSAERAGGAALRIVVADTGAGISPEKLHRLFVPFDRLDAEQSGVEGTGLGLALSRGMMGAMGGTLGVHSEEGRGSRFWAELPLVLPAAGHAPEPEAPHDEPSRTVLVIEDNLANLRLVERVFQRRPAVRLLSAMQGSLGLDLAREHRPDLVLLDMDLPDLSGDEVLAQLRQDPALAHVPVVMVSGDAIPAQVQRLLEMGAQGYITKPFDIQELLREVDVHLGRAS
- a CDS encoding hybrid sensor histidine kinase/response regulator, translated to MSAPFRGPSVDPSPAAGTGALHSVLHARLLVVDDEPANVLLLERIVRRAGYTEVRSTTDSRTAMAHVSEFRPDIVLLDLNMPFVDGFALLGEIARAVPEGSYLPVLVLTANVSRDARERALSSGAHDFVTKPFDPAEVLLRIRNLLQTRFLHLGLEAQLRHAQKLEVIGRLTSGIAHDFNNLLTSIRGNAQLLLMEAPEGDPAREDLREIDDAVDRAVALIRQLMAFSRKQPPEMREVHLNAVIAGLRNTLLRLLGNEVRLQVSADPALGPVLADPGQVEQVIMNLVVNARDAMPGGGTLTIATRNDGAEALLSIGDTGVGIPPEARDRIFEPFFTTKDEGQGTGLGLSIVSGIVEQSRGRIEVASDAGRGTTFTLAFPRVEPAAPASAPAAAEHGGLVGGTEAVLVVDADERVRAVLRKVLFRAGYRVFEARGAREALDFARDFAGAIDLLVAGLHLPGMDGVELSHRLASERPSLRTLLLGMEGEGVPAGGAPGRAVLRMPFTPHALGRSVRDLLAEAAP